GTCAGGGGCATACCACGCATTTTTACCCGTACATCCTGTTTATCGTTGGCAAATCGTTAAATACAGATCGTACCCGTTCCTTTACATTTATCAGCATAATTGTGTAtctaatttaagtaataaactGCATTagggaaataaattataaaattcaagcGGCATTTTAAGActattaatatcttaaaaattaagtataaaaaaatgaaaaagtcaacttttattttttctcgtaactaatacttacctaaaaataattaaatcgtcCTTAAATTGGCTATTTCcttggttttaaataaaaataatattggttagTTGGATTGTTTAAAActgcatatatatttaattatagtatttatattaaatgttttattttctctGTTCAGTTCTCTTTACCTTTTAAagaaaatacctaggtactaaaaaaaataatacattttcaagtgtatataaaataacaaaaaagttttcttttaacataattttaccaTAATTAACCATTAAGGTTGTGGGTTTTTGTAACGTTGAATAAAGCAATAAAATGAagcgtatattttattcatgtaaaaaacgtaatgtacctacttaaatatggttagaattatatagaaatatttttttttttaaaacacataaatTGATCGATCAGATAATGTGATGATAATAGCgtctaaagtttaaaaatatacctttaGGAAAAATATAGGTGGATacattatctatttaatatgtattcatattttgaggtacattaatttaatttaatttttttttagtactttttTGCAACGGGTACAAAATCTGGATAAGAAGAGCGTGTTCTCCAATCAAGGTggacatacatttttcataccCGTGGACGAAGTGGCTAATGTAAGTTTATAgacgttatttattatattacctatataatttatatttaattccatATTGTGTTCGTGGTTGgaaaagtaatattatcattcataaCAAAATAGAAGTCTTTGTTAGgttgataaattgttttgaaagaTGGACTGGaatgtaataatatctatttcaCACATTGccattatactatttttgtgTGTCCCATAAAATAAACTACCGCCCTTgacattatatacataggtaggtaatatgatcacgaactataattttaaaagttttcatatttgagtacctatatgtgtacaaaataatgacagtaaaatattatattattcatcatgaCTGTctcttttagttttatatttgtataagtactacatttcaaaatataaaatagagttttttttaaatctttgaatatgaattttattgatattaccaACACTCTacaactgttatttttaattaattcgatattatgtacagtttatagtattagtttataattatgtataattcatataaattcGCAATAATAGTTTCGAGAGTTTTCATTGTCTAAAATCGTGTAGGTTTTAGCTTTCACCATTGGtgaacattgttatattataagagTAGCTAAGCTTTATTTTTGAAGATAATATGCttctaaattatcaatattacattAGCCCATATTATCTATATCGTGACCGAATTATGATTTCAAGAGTGAATTATTATGATCAgagttttttaatgattttaatgatCTACTTGATTTTTGGAGAGAACCCGTTTCTAAATCTAAATGGCATTGTAAcagtgaaattatattttattatattttcaatttcgggaataataaaatattattatccttcgAACTTGGAAAagttacatgtttttttatgttaattatttatgagtaactttttttaatgaacaatggatttaaaatgctataaacaattaacataaaaatggaatataaaacaaataaattataaaatctaaaatgtaggtgtacaatataaaattatatatgtacacattatattttatgacgaaCAAAGGTGTTTAGGATTATTTTACTAGGTAGttaatctaaattaattaatttagtgatTTGATTTAtgctttaattgtatttagtatCCAAAAGTAAAACCTGAAAAAATCGATGTGAAAGTGATTGACGCCCACATTGTTCCGGATAACGTATTGTTTTTGGGACCCACAAACGAAgaagaacaatttaaaactttagCATTCACTGACATGCTTAAAGTATTTACGTCTTTATCTAAAGCTGTAGAAGGAGATAAAACTAAATGTAAGTCATGTCATATAGAAttgaaattgaatttgaaagttgtgaattaaatatgtaattactatattttatgtgttataaGAGTGTTTCTTAttacgaattttatttttatattatgcatcttatttaaatacaacataGTATAAAATGcgtaattgattttattcttataagtagtcgaatttttttaatttgcattttcgttatgtatttaaaagttcgtggtattttttaagcatattattattatcatcatttttttttttttagattacgTAAGCAGTGATACTGTTGTCGGTGATGATGTCCACCCGACTGGAGCTGTAGTAGCAGAAATTGTTAAAGCCAATATACCTGTCAGAAATGGTGTGGTCCATTTGATTAGTAGACCATTGATGATCGTGGATAACAATGTAAAACAATTCATTGAGgtcagttaatattaatattttgttaaaaagtaagttgaaattataaaattttaattttgttttgtttcataTATTTGATGCTGCCGGATATAATAAAAGCAGTCGTATAAAGTaagcacattttattattgatgttgttttatttttatgctaaattactataaatatacacaatcaTATTAACCacgtaattatgtattatatgttattgtgttatctattaattataatttcatgacACTAGTTGTACCTTACCAAtcttatattcattttttatttttgagaatgaaaaaaaaataatagttttgaataatagcgtgtttttaagtttaatttaaatggaaaaaagtATAGGATTGACAGTTcaattatgagttataataaattataaaattttaatggcTTTTTACAACACGATGTATTTCACTgtttaccaaaaatataaataataaaacaattttaatacagatttatattaagataaacaataaataagacAAAAGTGGGTatgcattttgtttttatgatagATTTAGAGTACTCAGCATTGTATAGAATTAACCTAATTTACggtttatttacttaatactcAATTGCGTGTTTATATATCCATGTACGGTAAATTGTGAccgtaattgtatatatttgacAAACAAACGTGGGTaaacaaactttttattttttttttgtaggaaaGTAATATCATTGTTgttatttctttatataatatatctactcaAATATGTGTCTTAAAAAcaactaatacaatatttacctacctacttacaatGTTTTTTCTGCATTAAATGTCCGTATATTTTCCAGACTTTTGTGAGCTACTAAATTGTATTAGCTTAATTTACACgtgttacctatattttgtaatagtttataatgttaTCCATTAAGGCTGTCGGTgccgattatttttttaataaaaaatcttccCTCGCAGAAAAAAGTCTCATACCACgtgaaattgtaatatttggataattttttatttgatttaaaacttcaaaatcTGATTATTCTACGGGGAGTGATTATCGTTTTTcctataaagttatttttttatagtttaaaattgttttattttatttaaggccTATTGTATGGCTGCCGTGTcataaatttttgaattatttggtTCTGACACTCCAATGCCGGGTTTCATGgacaatcactaaacatttaatgaatcaatagcgAACTCATAAACccttaaacataatttagtgGTCCATGGTCggtctattaaattttattgaatcgcattaataattttcatgcAACCCggcattagtataatattgtttaaaataataataacaataaactcgCATATCCAACTTAAAACTACTGTTCAAATTAAATTCACGAGAATACACAATTTGCGTTTTATATTCATTGATGGGGATTATTTAATTGTAGTCACTGTCGGCCAACTCGGTTCGTTTATCTTATTAGAAATCTCAACAGTAGTTTTTTGTGACTTAGATTAATGGATACCaggaccataatattatagagttcGAGCAaatgtaatgatatattatttttttattcgtttatcaGGACAGAGAAGACAGTGTCTTACACCGATTCTACGAGGAGATTATGAATTCCGGTGGCGATTTCTTGGAAAAACTCACCGCCATGCCAAATGTTACACTCTTTGCACCTTCCAATGCAGCGTTTAACGACCAATCCATCCAGCCGTATTTGCTAAATCGCACATACATCAGGTCTTTACTTGACTTGCATATCGTCAACAGACGTCTCTCCATCGACGATATTGTTGCTGAATCCATCGATAAGGTATGCGATCTACTGTAGAATAGTTAAGTTATCGGTTCATAATGTTTATTTTCCTTATACGTTTTTTTACTCGTTTTCTATCTCtcttcttttattttaaatgcaattttgtgGCGTAGATTATTTACTactaatacacataatattagtaaaaattaactaggtatcgtaaattattatttagtttttacttgtatataatatgataaatattccatattatattatcatcctaatattttcgaaaaacgTGTCGATcaactcaaattaaaaaaatattcatctttTGTCACGAACATAATTCAGGATTATACACTGTTATGAGAATTATAGAGCTTACCGAgcttaattttatactatacagcCTGGTCCTTGTTCAGTACTCACTCCCTCTTTACAcattcataatgtataatattattatattgaaattatgattttttggaattttcaagttAGCACGAAAGCCATATTTTCTGGTGTCTACTTcgatttttataccatttaagaagACGTATCTTGTGGCCATTTAACAAACCTTTTCTTTTCAAACAAAAACCCCCCTTCCTACTGTAAATTGTTGAGCACATAATCTATTAAAAGATATTGTTGCATCTAAATCAAAGTTCTAATGAATACTTTCTGAACTGTGAAACTGTATGTACCAAAGTCTAAAGGTGATAAtccttaataattgtttttcgcaaaatataaaataaacataatattttgtatagttagtaggtacttaaacctTACTTAAACCTTATTTgccaacatataattatattatttatttaatcttcaAACCATATTAgtaaatctttaaaatttttattatcatgtATTACTTTCAGTAtagttaagaataataattagtataataataattcaggaacatatttttttaacgaattaaCACATGGCATACATATAaaatggtctttaagtatactttaaaattctgaaaatcaGAATTCgaagaaatttattattaaaggaagATATGGGGTGGTGTGtctatattataggttttttttttctatttggtCATGGTCGTGGCTTGGCTCTCACAACGTTTAATCGtattaattaatagaaaaaacctGTATGCATTTACTAATTAACCTTGGAATTTATCCATCTTATCAGTTTTTATTCGAccttttcttaaatttaattataatatctaggtaTATTCTAATAACAAAACTAAGAATAATGCGCTGTAGGAAATATGATATGGGTGACGATTATAATTTTCTCTTTATTGTAGACATTCGTTTACAAGTATGTTAAAGCATACTCTGGATAGGatcaaatactataaaatactttCACATAAGATCTCACAATTTCGAATTACCCTTATTAaacttaacgtttttaaaacattttctcgTAGCTTAAATTGATATGCATTATAGTAATCACTAATCCTGCAGTTTGAATccttaatataactatttttattcattacttACTGTTTTActgattttactttaaataaattcGACATTAGATAGGTTCCTCGTTCCGctgatgtaatttaaaaatttcgtgtatttattcataacacgtttattaaaaaaagtgttatacattttaatcaactATAGATACTTGTAGGTTTTACTAATCGTATGATGCCGTTCGTTCCTAACATTACAGTTattgacttattagttattacctacttactagttactatataTACTCACTTGCATAGATAGGTACATGTaaacaagttttattttaaatagttttccgTTCAAAGTGGTAtctttttaaatagtatttttatttcgtacACTTTATAATTACGTAGtactttattttgataattaaaaaagtaggtacctacgtagttACATTATTGATCGTACCTCTAGAGTGTAGACTGTAAACTCGTTTTAAAAACGATCAAAATCCACCACTtactcatataggtacctagtttagaTTTCACGTCGtttgtaggtactttaattattgacatttattaaaacaaataatacgaTTGTACCTCCACTTTTCttcagtttataattaatttatattatctatatatatttaacagtagGAGATTatgttgtgtttattttattatgtaatagcaTGAGCGTGCAtgattttcattattgttttgtttggtttttttcccGTCTACAATGGATCAGCGCTTTCAGGTCCAAACCGAAGTGCCCCGCAAGGATCTGTTCTTCAACGTGGTCACCAGCGGTAAGAACCGCACGTTGACCCTGGAGGGTGGCGGCGTGAACGCTACCGTGGTCCAGGCTAACTTAGCAGCTACAAACGGAATCATACACATCATTGACCATGTATTGGGCATTCCATCATCGACAGTCGACCGCAAACTGGCTACTGACCCCACGCTCAAGTAAGTTACCGTAATAACTGCCGTGTGACGAAGAGTCTCGTGCACAGGAAAATcgtttatactattaaataatattatgcataatatttttgataaattaatgttcaaggaaaaaattaatattttttctatgcgtgTTGATTAGTACCTATCATAGgttactattaattattctgGTCTACAAGTAATGTAGTTGACGGAattgtaatagttataaattataatactaatatcttcgatattgatttattatagtgAAACCAACTATCTTGGCCAAGTGTCCTCACTTAATGATCAACTAGGCGACGTCCAAAAGAGATTCACTTATTTTGTGCCCAGAGACTTTGCTTGGAAGAGGTTGGCAATCGATAACCCATCAGCATACAAAAAATTGTTCATGCCCGAATACTCAAAcattgtaagtatataatatattctatagtagCGGATgattatcacatttttttgCGAAATACCTATAGTGAATATTTGCTGTACTTGCGGTagtgattttttattaaatttgtgtgATTTTCTTGTGTAGGCTCGTCAGATTTTGGAACGCCATTTGATCATTGCGGATAAAGTATTTACAATGGACGATTTAAGGAAAGaagctaataataattacaatttgtcaGTCCATCTTCCTACTGTACGCGACGTTTCCATGTATATCAAAATCAAAGACTCTGTTGAAGGTACGACCCGTCGAAAAttgaatttcatttaaaaatgaatgattattataattaccttttgatgataatacatttttttcttattgaaaTTTCTCAaccattagttattttttgacaattatataggtagcatataattacatttttttgagatCACGATTTATCTCCCCcttacaaaacaattattatttattttattaattgtttacaccGAACACTCTTTGttgagattatattattaattattcttattcaaaatgttattgttcTTAGTGATAAATTAGGCATTAAATTTGGTATCTTGAAttccatattaaattgtttaaagttaaatttcactgaaattgatttattagacataagttaaatattagaaaattaaaaaaatctaattttttccgAAAAGCAAGAAAACTTTTATAGCATGATACAACAATGTAACCACCATTAcagtcattatattttattataaataatatatatattatgaattgagCAAAATTTGAAAACTCGATCTGCCACCCTTAATGTCAAtgataaatctattattttattattaatttttgtattataaagacttataatttgtaaaaaaaatattttctaaaacgttTATAGTTCTAAAACAATGAGTGTGCTTTGATTAGAAAATTCccctataatacataataatagcatcaatagtatactataataaaaaattcattctGTAATGgccttaacaatataattatttatttattttctgaatCTCATAGTTTATCATTTATTGAAAGATCGATATATTAAGATGGCTAAGcctgtaaataaaatgtatcttattattttcaattatcatgttaaatattttatgtaaaatatattgtttttatttattaactttgaataactatttcaataataattatttgtttaggtTACTCAATTGAATGGCGCAATGAATGGATACATGTCCACCGTTCTGATGTTCGTTGCACCAATGGTATCATACATGTAATCGATAAAGTTTTGATTGATGAAAGTGATGTTGAAGTGAATGGTGCTATTGCTACCAAGTCGATAACTGCATTGGTGTTGGTCTTGGCCCAATACCTCGTGTTCTATTATTTCAACTAGTCAATTCTACTCAGCAGGCGTGTCTTGTATGTGGAACACCCTAAGTTGCGTTTAACAGTTGGTCATAAGGTTCCCACCCTGTTGTTTCCACTGAATACATAGGACCTACTGataacattaacattttcaaatattatcctCTTTCCTCATACAACACGTTTGGTTTTTATAAAGTGAAAATTAGTTCCCATTTGAATTGTATCCAATTCTCAAACggacaatgtatttttatttcctataacgtttaagtttttattaaagaatttcccagcaagaattttttttttattgtaagctTGTGCCTGATtagttttatattcataaatatataatatatatatatatatatctcatgtatatatagtatatacataatatatgcgttTGTGTAACTTAATTTTATCCTTCGCATTTGGTAAAATCTTAttatttcttcaatattttCTCTTTGACGTGGATATAGTAGTATAGTTCCGTTTTTCCAAGAAAGAagaaatttgttaattatatttcaaacaaaatttgCTTTTAAAGCTGCACATAAATGCATTTCGGAAAATATGTCAATTTGacattaccatattattaccaaaaaaCCTTAAATGTATTCCCTGTGACATCCCATCCCTTcctttagaaatattaaattttacataagaATTGTAGTCTAAAAATTGGAAACGGGTAAAAGTCaatgtggtttattaaaatcaaaaggaAAACGCATAAATGAGTCTGACAAAACAAGATATTGAGTATTTCACATGTTaggagtataattttttttttttagatcaaaatattgatttgtaaaTACTGAACATGGTATAAGTATAGGacttaatagtattaaaaaaaaaaaaaattatatattattatgtatgcctTACGATAGTtcaaagtaaataatttgttattcgttaaatattatttaaataaaaagacaaaactagaattaataataataataataataacaatacaaaaccCATAGGTTCATCTTAATCATAttctattgatatatattataagttatatatttatacatctgtaaattgtaatttgagAATCATTTAATAGGagaataatagaaaataatcttgttgaatttatacaaaaattttacgaaaatatattaatctcgTCCTTTCATTGAttaactatgatattattataataatattatattatattatacttaatactcaGTGAAAACTGATAATTAGTGCATTGATGCTTGgtgtctatttatattttctactacTGTTCAAgtggaaaataaaaaccaaaattgtagttttttttttttactattatttagaaaaacaattattcataatatatttaatggctAAGAAACGAAATTAAGAGTAAAGACAATTATAATTGgtaattttgatattgtatagaaacaaaaaaaaactgtgaatgCTTCATCTAAACAAGATTGTAAATGGACGCGAAttttcgatgaaaaaaaaaacaaccgtctttgtttatattttattaacaatttaataaatgtatatattaggtttatgtgttaaacaattattattattttttttttttgtaattacggTTGAAGTCCCACTGCTATTATTTTTCTGTgtaccataattttattattttttatttattccttattaatttatattaaacataatttcaaCGACCTGCACCAACTAataatattccatattatataatatatatatattgcatacattatgatgtaatatgtatactttttatttttttttttagttgcattATCCATTTAAAATAAGTGTTTACTGTATACAGTGTTTTGGCACCAAGGCTTGTGGCCATTGAATGAATTTTGGTcagttatattatgtgtttgcgCCAAGTTTCTAATATTACACtcttaaatcataatacctaatgtattttttgttcaagTGCTCGcaatgttatcattattattatctaccgcgtacataatttaatatgtaatcttgttttttttttttttttttaaacaaataaagtatcaatattacaataataatcagtTTGAGATGTTGCACAGGTTAAACCGAATTCGATATTTTAGCTCTTCAGTCCGTTTGGTTTAATTGCTAAATGACTGTCGAAAAATTTCATCATGCTACCTATTGAATTTCCTTGTTAAATCCAATTTCAATATGCTCCGGAGAACAATAAACTAAATGCcttaactttttgttttaactttGAAATTACGTTCAGGAAAGTGTAATACATGTTGTGTGAATAACTCTAATTTAAGGGACACAATATATTAcctcgtttaatgatattttgttaaaatattaacccatacaatattttcaaacacgCATAATCAGAATATGACAAAAATGACTTTAGAGGAAATAGGTATTCTACTACATTCACGCCTCATTTATACgtggaattttgaaaaaaaaattttattttaaatatgaaaactttTTTCCGGTCGAATTAAAGCCCGaactttcattttaatttaaatagtggttgagaatacatttgaaaaaaaacaaatattgtatattattcaaatgcatattttagcttctataattataattttaaaaatcggtCTTTGATCCGACAAAACAttcttttctttaaataaaaaaaaaatttacgaaaaCCGACTGTTTTAAAGgacgtgagagtttttcctaaGATTGATAATTTTGTGTAGTTTGTGTGACAAGTATTGAAAATTACATACTGCAAATAGATATTTTTGTGCCAGACGCACCGAAGATTGAGACACTCAAtccacttaaaattatattatatgaccatagctataatattttgttcaagaaagttttagaaaacaaaaatttataatcTAAGATTGaaagtttataggtatattgaaataattttattttaaattcaaacgaaGCAAAGATTACTTGAAAGTAAAAATCACAACAAATGTGGTAGCTCTTTGGTACattgataattttcaaatatgtcAATTTaggaatacaattaatatttaatagataataattattgatagatACACTTTGAACTAATAGCTGGTTATAGATACGGTTGATAACAGTCgaacaaaattcattaaaattagtttttttatctaTAGATATTTTGAGACCaagtttggacgaaattagatatattttaaacacggAATAAcaacttaagttttttttgtcatttaaaattattattctgatttCTGGGATATACATTGAAACTTtcaaagtacctatctatattattatgttttacataggCATTAGGCacattatgattttttcaaaatatctgaAGTAGTctttgaaaaagtttttaattgcTTTATACAACTtggttaataaaatgtattatttattcaagaatTCTAATTCGTCGTCACTTGTACCCATCATCAATTGATGGGTAAGAATAATGTGGTGGCGATATgaatatgtattatgaaaatgaaGCTGCCGCCTAGCTCATGCAAGTGTTGGTGGGTATCCCGATGACTCCAGTCTCTAAGACCTATAGACGGTTAgactagtttattatttatactcacatagtcataatatacGACCTGCATTTAAAATGTGTGAAAAGATAAgtgtaaaatgtgaaaaaattggtgtgtgggtaggtacttatatttaaagCAGTTGCTTCATAGGAAAAAAGTTTACGCCGACATTGAATAGTATGGAGATATTCTatgaaaactaatttttgtatttccaatCATACGGTTTATTCAGCGATTTGAGAGtaaaaagatgggtaagtggatgtcgctctgctatacggtaggttacaagtgggtcactgtataatggatagtattaaatttgaattcaatgatataatatcactgtatgaaaaaaacgattctgagcggagacggtatgtaagtctagatattagacatacatatttaggtatacttatctatagtattattaataattttcaaattaattatataataatatccattaggtaacgcgttatacatcaacaacaaaccgtggtactatcatagatatataatagtatactttagaagtttcaagtacccacaaataatattatacaatcacaacaaaataactaaaatagttattccaggttttttaatatgtaatttcgtccaaatttgaacttaaaatgactataaaaataaactgtgcttatgtatttcttagaatttttggtaacagaattaaatatttacgtggaatatttttttaaattttcaatccttagatataaaaattgaacattttataaatttttaactacaaaataattattcaattttaaattttaaatttgataaatgttgtcaaaatttcaacttcaaatgcttataaaaaataattgtgcatatgtatttttaatatttttcaactactattgtaacaatgtatcaggagccttttattaattttttacactttttggcccaatagataaaactttattgatatttatagaaaaaaaactaaaaaaattgaaaacttacaatgtctgtacacagctcaaaaagagtcaaattattttcaaaattttatcgtatatagaaaatgccaatataaacatacagtgaaattttcaaatatctacaatcattcgttttttaattgcaataaaataagaattttgtcacatgagaagtcgagcgaatatcaattgatataaatgttgtaaaaatatgaatttcaaacgctcataaaaatttaatttgactttcttgtagacattatttttttgataagggtagacaatattatgtggaatcttgaaatacattttcaaatcttagatttaaaaagaaaatttttacgaattcttaactcaaaataatttgctcattttcgtgatttttacatattttgtcaatttttgaactttaaatgctataaaaaaaaaNNNNNNNNNNNNNNNNNNNNNNNNNNNNNNNNNNNNNNNNNNNNNNNNNNNNNNNNNNNNNNNNNNNNNNNNNNNNNNNNNNNNNNNNNNNNNNNNNNNNNNNNNNNNNNNNNNNNNNNNNNNNNNNNNNNNNNNNNNNNNNNNNNNNNNNNNNNNNNNNNNNNNNNNNNNNNNNNNNNN
This portion of the Acyrthosiphon pisum isolate AL4f chromosome A1, pea_aphid_22Mar2018_4r6ur, whole genome shotgun sequence genome encodes:
- the LOC100166190 gene encoding fasciclin-1 isoform X2 — encoded protein: MSSSQQPRRRFVIGLFLIAAVVQVLYRPAQCLSLIKYLSTEYNLSKIYSIIERNQIANTTIHLRSVTVFAPHNEAFLKITKQDSDDEYLPCYHITNVPMKLEQLGKSVFSELDGNPPIWITKKSPEEIYVNQAKVVYNLANYEHNNTFGKPQVLHVIDQVLQPLRMKKNSPQNVYNPNAWEFMENAEYLDLDSYHTNTFLQRVQNLDKKSVFSNQGGHTFFIPVDEVANYPKVKPEKIDVKVIDAHIVPDNVLFLGPTNEEEQFKTLAFTDMLKVFTSLSKAVEGDKTKYYVSSDTVVGDDVHPTGAVVAEIVKANIPVRNGVVHLISRPLMIVDNNVKQFIEQSYKDREDSVLHRFYEEIMNSGGDFLEKLTAMPNVTLFAPSNAAFNDQSIQPYLLNRTYIRSLLDLHIVNRRLSIDDIVAESIDKRFQVQTEVPRKDLFFNVVTSGKNRTLTLEGGGVNATVVQANLAATNGIIHIIDHVLGIPSSTVDRKLATDPTLNETNYLGQVSSLNDQLGDVQKRFTYFVPRDFAWKRLAIDNPSAYKKLFMPEYSNIARQILERHLIIADKVFTMDDLRKEANNNYNLSVHLPTVRDVSMYIKIKDSVEGYSIEWRNEWIHVHRSDVRCTNGIIHVIDKVLIDESDVEVNGAIATKSITALVLVLAQYLVFYYFN
- the LOC100166190 gene encoding fasciclin-1 isoform X1, producing MKSSTTTGFASAVLLVLLCGSTVAFSLNGNYKTIIDTLAWTGDLSEIYSIIERNQIANTTIHLRSVTVFAPHNEAFLKITKQDSDDEYLPCYHITNVPMKLEQLGKSVFSELDGNPPIWITKKSPEEIYVNQAKVVYNLANYEHNNTFGKPQVLHVIDQVLQPLRMKKNSPQNVYNPNAWEFMENAEYLDLDSYHTNTFLQRVQNLDKKSVFSNQGGHTFFIPVDEVANYPKVKPEKIDVKVIDAHIVPDNVLFLGPTNEEEQFKTLAFTDMLKVFTSLSKAVEGDKTKYYVSSDTVVGDDVHPTGAVVAEIVKANIPVRNGVVHLISRPLMIVDNNVKQFIEQSYKDREDSVLHRFYEEIMNSGGDFLEKLTAMPNVTLFAPSNAAFNDQSIQPYLLNRTYIRSLLDLHIVNRRLSIDDIVAESIDKRFQVQTEVPRKDLFFNVVTSGKNRTLTLEGGGVNATVVQANLAATNGIIHIIDHVLGIPSSTVDRKLATDPTLNETNYLGQVSSLNDQLGDVQKRFTYFVPRDFAWKRLAIDNPSAYKKLFMPEYSNIARQILERHLIIADKVFTMDDLRKEANNNYNLSVHLPTVRDVSMYIKIKDSVEGYSIEWRNEWIHVHRSDVRCTNGIIHVIDKVLIDESDVEVNGAIATKSITALVLVLAQYLVFYYFN
- the LOC100166190 gene encoding fasciclin-1 isoform X4, with product MKSSTTTGFASAVLLVLLCGSTVAFSLNGNYKTIIDTLAWTGDLSEIYSIIERNQIANTTIHLRSVTVFAPHNEAFLKITKQDSDDEYLPCYHITNVPMKLEQLGKSVFSELDGNPPIWITKKSPEEIYVNQAKVVYNLANYEHNNTFGKPQVLHVIDQVLQPLRMKKNSPQNVYNPNAWEFMENAEYLDLDSYHTNTFLQRVQNLDKKSVFSNQGGHTFFIPVDEVANYPKVKPEKIDVKVIDAHIVPDNVLFLGPTNEEEQFKTLAFTDMLKVFTSLSKAVEGDKTKYYVSSDTVVGDDVHPTGAVVAEIVKANIPVRNGVVHLISRPLMIVDNNVKQFIEQSYKDREDSVLHRFYEEIMNSGGDFLEKLTAMPNVTLFAPSNAAFNDQSIQPYLLNRTYIRSLLDLHIVNRRLSIDDIVAESIDKVQTEVPRKDLFFNVVTSGKNRTLTLEGGGVNATVVQANLAATNGIIHIIDHVLGIPSSTVDRKLATDPTLNETNYLGQVSSLNDQLGDVQKRFTYFVPRDFAWKRLAIDNPSAYKKLFMPEYSNIARQILERHLIIADKVFTMDDLRKEANNNYNLSVHLPTVRDVSMYIKIKDSVEGYSIEWRNEWIHVHRSDVRCTNGIIHVIDKVLIDESDVEVNGAIATKSITALVLVLAQYLVFYYFN